Proteins encoded together in one Vigna angularis cultivar LongXiaoDou No.4 chromosome 5, ASM1680809v1, whole genome shotgun sequence window:
- the LOC108339976 gene encoding uncharacterized protein LOC108339976 gives MGCCLSTPKNHTQTTHKNHHHEPPPPQQQSPPLPPSPPFEEEYVKEVLSETPIPKPPQGSILTPETKTLLPLLQNPLPIFETKLPIEEHSEPVSQLSETCSMSESFSATTTTTATATTTTVNEVREEDEATSKVHKWDRSPSRKRPHAPDGNFASGRDRRLKSPARKSEPSPEKKIKGGPRQIRGREMREPVMAANRRRNSRAAAIRRDSGEGSGRRSRSPARAMTGKMNAGGSRKEVAPPSLAEKKETAPEIAVGKENEKEKKSEGEEVGEENDVVLQEECLENPHVSMECFIFL, from the coding sequence ATGGGTTGCTGTTTGTCCACACCCAAAAACCACACGCAAACCACTCACAAAAACCACCATCATGAACCACCACCTCCACAGCAGCAGTCGCCGCCGCTGCCACCATCACCACCGTTTGAAGAGGAATATGTGAAAGAGGTTCTGTCGGAGACCCCAATTCCCAAACCACCCCAAGGTTCAATTTTGACGCCAGAAACAAAAACCCTTTTGCCTCTCCTTCAAAACCCACTTCCCATTTTCGAAACCAAACTCCCCATCGAAGAACATTCCGAGCCTGTCTCTCAGCTCTCAGAAACATGCAGTATGAGCGAGAGCTTCTccgccaccaccaccactacGGCTACCGCTACCACTACAACGGTCAACGAGGTGAGAGAAGAAGACGAAGCAACCAGCAAAGTCCACAAGTGGGATCGGTCTCCGTCCAGGAAGAGACCCCACGCCCCAGATGGCAACTTCGCCAGCGGGAGAGACCGTAGACTCAAGTCTCCGGCGAGGAAGTCGGAGCCGTCGCCGGAGAAGAAAATCAAAGGTGGTCCCAGGCAAATTCGGGGAAGGGAAATGAGGGAGCCCGTCATGGCGGCAAATCGGAGGCGAAATTCCAGAGCCGCTGCTATCCGGCGGGACTCCGGAGAAGGTTCAGGCCGGAGGTCAAGGTCGCCGGCACGTGCTATGACGGGGAAGATGAATGCAGGTGGTAGTCGGAAAGAGGTTGCCCCACCGAGTTTGGCTGAGAAGAAAGAGACTGCGCCGGAGATTGCGGTAGGAAAAGAGAatgagaaggaaaagaaaagtgaGGGTGAAGAAGTTGGGGAGGAAAACGACGTCGTATTGCAGGAAGAGTGCCTCGAGAACCCTCACGTTTCGATGGAGTGCTTTATTTTTCTGTAG